A stretch of Anaeromyxobacter dehalogenans 2CP-1 DNA encodes these proteins:
- the thiE gene encoding thiamine phosphate synthase, with amino-acid sequence MPVSEASVGAGRRARLGGLYVIVGGADPVAQAHAAIGGGARAVQVRMKDAPAGAVLEATRRILALAAGRALVLVNDRADLALLAGADGVHLGDDDLPVPEARRLLGPDLLVGRTTRTLEEARAALAEGADHVGYGPIFASRSKALPVPPRGLQALAEVARALPAPVVAIGGIGLDDVGAVARAGAACAAVIEAVVGAADPEAAAARMQAAFEAGRAARGANP; translated from the coding sequence ATGCCGGTTTCCGAAGCCTCGGTGGGCGCCGGGCGGCGCGCGCGGCTCGGCGGGCTCTACGTCATCGTGGGGGGGGCGGATCCGGTGGCGCAGGCACATGCCGCGATCGGCGGAGGCGCCCGCGCCGTCCAGGTGCGGATGAAGGACGCGCCCGCCGGCGCGGTGCTCGAGGCCACCCGCCGCATCCTGGCGCTCGCCGCCGGCCGGGCGCTCGTGCTCGTGAACGACCGCGCCGACCTGGCGCTCCTCGCCGGCGCCGACGGCGTCCACCTCGGCGACGACGACCTGCCGGTGCCGGAGGCGCGGCGGCTGCTCGGCCCCGACCTGCTGGTGGGTCGCACCACCCGGACGCTGGAGGAGGCCCGGGCGGCGCTCGCCGAGGGAGCCGATCACGTGGGCTACGGGCCCATCTTCGCGTCCCGGTCGAAGGCGCTGCCGGTGCCGCCGCGCGGGCTGCAGGCGCTCGCCGAGGTGGCGCGCGCGCTCCCCGCGCCGGTGGTGGCGATCGGCGGCATCGGGCTCGACGACGTCGGCGCGGTGGCGCGGGCGGGCGCCGCCTGCGCGGCGGTGATCGAGGCGGTGGTGGGCGCGGCGGATCCGGAGGCCGCCGCGGCGCGCATGCAGGCCGCGTTCGAGGCCGGCCGCGCCGCGCGGGGGGCGAACCCGTGA
- a CDS encoding gamma-glutamyl-gamma-aminobutyrate hydrolase family protein — translation MSPRPRIGITLDADASGRRYELPRGYVEAVLDAGGLPILLPHAVDVAGAYLSLLDGLVVSGGDFDLPPELYGEARRPGCGPSRPERTRFEKDLLEAALAARLPVLGVCGGMQLLDVVRGGTLWQDLPGEAGLHGHEQPAPKDVPSHEVTIAPGTQLAALAGAGPLMVNSTHHQAVREPGPGVLVSARAPDGVVEAIELPDLPFALGVQWHPEATRDDPRHAAIYRGLVDAARSLRR, via the coding sequence GTGAGCCCGCGCCCGAGGATCGGGATCACGCTCGACGCCGACGCGTCGGGCCGCCGCTACGAGCTGCCGCGCGGCTACGTGGAGGCGGTGCTGGACGCGGGCGGCCTGCCCATCCTCCTGCCGCACGCGGTGGACGTGGCCGGCGCGTACCTGTCGCTGCTCGACGGCCTCGTGGTGAGCGGCGGCGACTTCGACCTGCCGCCCGAGCTGTACGGCGAGGCCCGGCGCCCGGGCTGCGGCCCCTCGCGCCCGGAGCGCACCCGCTTCGAGAAGGACCTGCTCGAGGCCGCGCTCGCCGCGCGCCTGCCGGTGCTGGGCGTGTGCGGCGGCATGCAGCTCCTCGACGTGGTGCGGGGCGGCACGCTCTGGCAGGACCTGCCGGGCGAGGCCGGCCTCCACGGCCACGAGCAGCCCGCGCCGAAGGACGTGCCCTCGCACGAGGTGACCATCGCGCCCGGCACGCAGCTGGCCGCGCTCGCCGGGGCGGGTCCGCTCATGGTGAACTCGACGCATCACCAGGCGGTGCGCGAGCCCGGGCCGGGCGTGCTCGTGTCGGCGCGCGCGCCGGACGGCGTGGTGGAGGCCATCGAGCTCCCCGACCTGCCGTTCGCGCTCGGCGTGCAGTGGCACCCCGAGGCGACGCGCGACGATCCGCGCCACGCCGCCATCTACCGGGGCCTGGTGGACGCGGCGCGGAGCCTGCGCCGGTGA
- a CDS encoding hydroxymethylpyrimidine/phosphomethylpyrimidine kinase, producing the protein MIPRVLVVAGLDPSGGAGLTADLEALAAVGARGWAVATALTAQGPRGARGVSPASEAFLRLQIDALLEGRERPHAVKTGMLGTAGLARALAARLAEPPIARVPLVVDPVLLASSGAPLLDPGGVPPGEALAPLLGRARLVTPNLPELAALTGVEVADDEAAVRAARMLPARAVLVKGGHREGAPVDLLVEGRRRVTRFTGRRRAGTARGTGCRLASAIAGLLAGGASLEEAVRGGKRVVERYLDACGRGAVGR; encoded by the coding sequence GTGATCCCGCGGGTCCTGGTGGTGGCCGGCCTCGACCCGTCGGGCGGGGCGGGGCTGACCGCCGATCTCGAGGCGCTCGCCGCCGTCGGGGCGCGCGGCTGGGCGGTCGCGACCGCCCTCACCGCCCAGGGCCCCCGCGGCGCGCGCGGCGTCTCGCCCGCGAGCGAGGCGTTCCTGCGGCTCCAGATCGACGCGCTGCTGGAGGGGCGGGAGCGGCCGCACGCCGTGAAGACCGGCATGCTCGGGACCGCGGGCCTGGCCCGGGCGCTGGCGGCGCGGCTCGCGGAGCCGCCGATCGCGCGCGTGCCGCTGGTGGTCGATCCGGTGCTGCTCGCGTCCTCCGGCGCGCCGCTCCTCGACCCGGGGGGCGTCCCGCCCGGCGAGGCGCTCGCGCCGCTGCTCGGCCGGGCGCGGCTCGTCACGCCGAACCTGCCCGAGCTCGCTGCGCTCACCGGCGTCGAGGTCGCGGACGACGAGGCGGCGGTCCGGGCGGCGCGGATGCTCCCGGCGCGCGCGGTGCTGGTGAAGGGCGGGCACCGCGAGGGCGCGCCGGTGGACCTGCTGGTGGAGGGGCGGCGGCGCGTGACGCGGTTCACCGGGCGGCGGCGGGCGGGGACGGCGCGCGGCACCGGCTGCCGGCTGGCGTCGGCGATCGCCGGGCTGCTGGCGGGCGGCGCGTCGCTGGAGGAGGCGGTGCGCGGGGGGAAGCGGGTGGTGGAGCGGTATCTGGATGCTTGCGGTCGGGGGGCGGTCGGGCGTTGA
- the dnaB gene encoding replicative DNA helicase codes for MAESDPARRVAEAGVSPLRSARDLPHSLEAEQAVLGAILVEETAFDQVAALLRAGDFYLLAHQHVYGACEELARESKTLDPILIQQRLDAKGLLGSAVPHELPLTLARAIGTASNVGHYARTVQDLARLRVMMLTAQRLVERGYEAGANVQHFLDAAQQEVFGAAQGTSVDTLKKISEPVLRALENLEAVQKRVQAGLSPITGVPTGIQTLDRNTLGLQPGTLTVLAARPSVGKTAFALNIATHAATKAQRKVAFFSLEMPADQLALRMLASEGKLDWRKLSQGQLSRHDWDKLATQADRIGAASLWLDDNFVLTPVELRSKCRKLKRENGGLDLVMIDYLQLMHAPSDRSNQSREQEIATISRSLKSLAKELECPIVALSQLNRSVEKRKGEPPMLSDLRESGAIEQDADIVMFLHRAEEDNKDVQQGTAAGDTLPVQLIVAKQRQGPTCTIDLVFFKSTTYFAEMDRRPQQ; via the coding sequence ATGGCCGAATCGGATCCTGCCCGCCGCGTCGCCGAAGCCGGCGTCTCCCCCCTGCGCTCCGCGCGCGATCTCCCCCACAGCCTCGAGGCCGAGCAGGCGGTGCTGGGCGCGATCCTGGTGGAGGAGACCGCCTTCGACCAGGTGGCGGCGCTGCTCCGGGCCGGCGACTTCTACCTGCTCGCCCACCAGCACGTGTACGGCGCGTGCGAGGAGCTGGCCCGCGAGTCGAAGACGCTCGACCCCATCCTGATCCAGCAGCGGCTCGACGCGAAGGGGCTGCTCGGCTCGGCGGTCCCGCACGAGCTCCCGCTCACGCTGGCGCGCGCCATCGGCACCGCGTCGAACGTGGGCCACTACGCGCGCACCGTGCAGGACCTGGCCCGGCTTCGCGTGATGATGCTCACCGCGCAGCGGCTGGTGGAGCGCGGCTACGAGGCGGGCGCGAACGTCCAGCACTTCCTGGACGCCGCCCAGCAGGAGGTGTTCGGCGCGGCGCAGGGCACCAGCGTCGACACGCTGAAGAAGATCTCCGAGCCGGTGCTGCGCGCGCTCGAGAACCTCGAGGCGGTGCAGAAGCGGGTGCAGGCCGGCCTGTCGCCCATCACCGGCGTGCCCACCGGCATCCAGACGCTCGACCGGAACACGCTCGGGCTGCAGCCCGGCACGCTCACCGTCCTCGCCGCCCGCCCGTCGGTCGGCAAGACCGCCTTCGCGCTCAACATCGCCACCCACGCCGCCACCAAGGCGCAGCGCAAGGTGGCGTTCTTCTCGCTGGAGATGCCCGCCGACCAGCTCGCGCTCCGCATGCTCGCGTCCGAGGGCAAGCTCGACTGGCGCAAGCTCTCGCAGGGCCAGCTCTCCCGGCACGACTGGGACAAGCTCGCCACCCAGGCCGACCGCATCGGCGCCGCCAGCCTGTGGCTCGACGACAACTTCGTGCTCACCCCCGTCGAGCTGCGCTCGAAGTGCCGCAAGCTGAAGCGCGAGAACGGCGGGCTCGACCTGGTGATGATCGACTACCTGCAGCTCATGCACGCGCCCAGCGATCGCTCCAACCAGTCGCGCGAGCAGGAGATCGCCACCATCAGCCGCTCGCTCAAGTCGCTGGCGAAGGAGCTCGAGTGCCCCATCGTGGCGCTCTCGCAGCTGAACCGCAGCGTGGAGAAGCGCAAGGGCGAGCCCCCCATGCTCTCCGACCTCCGCGAGTCCGGCGCCATCGAGCAGGACGCCGACATCGTGATGTTCCTGCACCGCGCGGAGGAGGACAACAAGGACGTCCAGCAGGGCACCGCCGCCGGCGACACGCTCCCCGTGCAGCTCATCGTGGCGAAGCAGCGCCAGGGCCCCACCTGCACCATCGACCTGGTGTTCTTCAAGAGCACCACCTACTTCGCCGAGATGGACCGCCGGCCCCAGCAGTAG
- a CDS encoding LEA type 2 family protein, which yields MRSLRLLALTSIVALSGCAALNQLAASAFEKPKLTFRSATLQSLDLEGATLGFQFDLENPNGFGLTLARLGYGVEVEGTRIAAGDMPGGLKIPAAGKAPVTFPVRVRFKDVPGIVSLLGRQQESIRYKLGGTVGVSTPVGVVDLPISHEDSLKLPRLPGFTLEGLSVRSVSLSDLALDVKLRVKNPNAFAIPSGTLDSAVSLAGSQVGRIDGRALAAVPAQGSTVLTIPLKVDLVRAGRAASELMRGAPVDVGMHGTADLGGLPLPLDLGGRVPVAK from the coding sequence ATGCGATCCCTCCGGCTCCTCGCCCTCACCTCGATCGTGGCGCTCTCGGGCTGCGCCGCCCTCAACCAGCTCGCCGCCTCGGCGTTCGAGAAGCCGAAGCTCACCTTCCGCTCCGCCACGCTGCAGTCGCTCGACCTCGAGGGCGCCACGCTGGGCTTCCAGTTCGACCTCGAGAACCCGAACGGCTTCGGCCTCACGCTGGCGCGCCTCGGCTACGGCGTCGAGGTGGAGGGGACGCGCATCGCCGCCGGTGACATGCCGGGCGGCCTCAAGATCCCGGCGGCCGGGAAGGCGCCGGTCACGTTCCCGGTGCGGGTGCGCTTCAAGGACGTGCCGGGCATCGTGTCGCTGCTCGGCCGCCAGCAGGAGTCCATCCGCTACAAGCTGGGCGGCACGGTCGGGGTCTCCACGCCGGTGGGCGTGGTGGACCTGCCCATCTCCCACGAGGACAGCCTGAAGCTGCCGCGCCTCCCCGGCTTCACGCTGGAGGGGCTGTCGGTCCGCTCGGTGTCGCTCTCCGACCTCGCGCTCGACGTGAAGCTGCGGGTGAAGAACCCGAACGCGTTCGCGATCCCCTCCGGCACGCTCGACTCGGCGGTCTCGCTGGCCGGCAGCCAGGTCGGGCGCATCGACGGGCGCGCCCTGGCCGCGGTGCCCGCGCAGGGGAGCACGGTCCTCACCATCCCGCTCAAGGTGGACCTGGTCCGCGCCGGCCGGGCCGCCAGCGAGCTGATGCGTGGCGCGCCGGTGGACGTGGGGATGCACGGCACGGCCGACCTGGGAGGCCTGCCGCTGCCGCTCGACCTGGGCGGGCGCGTCCCCGTCGCGAAGTGA
- a CDS encoding LrgB family protein: MIAAAWIAVTAALYAAARALHRRFPRPWLTPLLVVPGALAALLLAARVPYPGYMQGGRLLVDLLGPATVAFALPLHRHAGLLRRHAAELCAGILAGCAVAVGSSFLLARALGLARPLALSLAPRSITTPFAMQVAGDLGGVPALAAVFVILTAVVGLVVGQLLVRWLPLRSPVARGALFGMGAHAAGTAQAMELGRVEGAVAGVVMIVAGLGVLVATPLLRLAL; this comes from the coding sequence GTGATCGCCGCCGCCTGGATCGCCGTCACCGCCGCGCTGTACGCGGCCGCCCGCGCGCTGCACCGTCGCTTCCCGCGGCCGTGGCTCACGCCGCTGCTGGTCGTGCCGGGCGCGCTCGCGGCGCTCCTGCTCGCCGCGCGCGTGCCGTACCCGGGCTACATGCAGGGCGGGCGGCTCCTGGTGGACCTCCTCGGCCCGGCCACGGTGGCGTTCGCGCTGCCGCTCCACCGGCACGCGGGCCTCCTGCGCCGGCACGCCGCCGAGCTCTGCGCCGGGATCCTGGCCGGCTGCGCGGTGGCGGTCGGGAGCTCGTTCCTGCTCGCCCGCGCGCTGGGCCTCGCCCGCCCGCTCGCGCTCAGCCTCGCGCCGCGCTCCATCACCACGCCGTTCGCGATGCAGGTGGCGGGCGACCTGGGCGGCGTGCCGGCGCTGGCGGCGGTGTTCGTGATCCTCACCGCGGTGGTCGGCCTGGTGGTGGGGCAGCTCCTGGTGCGCTGGCTGCCGCTCCGGAGCCCGGTGGCGCGCGGCGCGCTGTTCGGCATGGGCGCGCACGCCGCCGGCACCGCGCAGGCGATGGAGCTGGGGCGCGTCGAGGGCGCCGTCGCCGGGGTGGTGATGATCGTCGCCGGCCTGGGCGTGCTGGTCGCGACGCCGCTCCTCCGGCTGGCGCTCTAG
- a CDS encoding CidA/LrgA family protein yields MPRAVPAASPAAPPPRTAALLALPLQLLALGAFWGAGALAARALRLPLPGGVVGMLLLLAALRLGVVRAEWLERGAAWLFRHMLLFFIPAAVGAIQYPELLGGEGARALAVVAVSTVLVMAVTGATVEWLARRREEAP; encoded by the coding sequence ATGCCTCGCGCCGTCCCCGCAGCCTCCCCCGCCGCCCCGCCGCCCCGCACCGCCGCGCTGCTGGCGCTCCCGCTCCAGCTCCTCGCGCTGGGCGCGTTCTGGGGCGCGGGCGCGCTCGCCGCCCGCGCGCTGCGCCTCCCGCTCCCCGGCGGCGTGGTGGGGATGCTGCTGCTCCTCGCCGCGCTCCGGCTCGGCGTGGTGCGGGCGGAGTGGCTGGAGCGGGGGGCCGCGTGGCTGTTCCGCCACATGCTGCTCTTCTTCATCCCGGCCGCGGTCGGCGCCATCCAGTACCCGGAGCTGCTCGGCGGCGAGGGGGCCCGCGCGCTCGCGGTGGTGGCGGTGAGCACGGTGCTCGTGATGGCGGTGACCGGGGCCACGGTGGAGTGGCTGGCGCGCCGCCGCGAGGAGGCGCCGTGA
- a CDS encoding LysR family transcriptional regulator: MDLRGLGAFVEVVRQGGFTRAAAALHVTQPAVSKAVRALEDEIGVPLLERGARRTVPTDAGRAVLGRAEGVLAAVRAIEDEVADLGALRRGRARVGLPPMVSGAFFPPVLAAYRQRYPGIQLELREEGAREVEALVASGALDVGVTVLPTDEARFEALPFVHDVLAAVLHPASPLARRPRLALADLAGTPFLLYRADFALRGRILDACRAAGFLPQVASETGQWDFMAAMAAADVGVALLPRTICRRLDPAQVAVVPLAAPAIGWNLGLVWRREGTLSAAARAFVETAREVLLPRRAAGYPAARSRPRTRK, encoded by the coding sequence ATGGATCTGCGCGGGCTGGGCGCGTTCGTCGAGGTGGTGCGGCAGGGCGGCTTCACCCGGGCGGCGGCCGCGCTGCACGTGACGCAGCCGGCGGTGAGCAAGGCGGTGCGGGCGCTGGAGGACGAGATCGGCGTGCCGCTGCTCGAGCGCGGCGCGCGCCGGACCGTGCCCACCGACGCGGGGCGGGCGGTGCTGGGGCGGGCCGAGGGTGTGCTCGCGGCGGTGCGGGCCATCGAGGACGAGGTGGCCGACCTGGGCGCGCTGCGCCGCGGCCGCGCCCGCGTCGGCCTGCCGCCCATGGTGAGCGGCGCGTTCTTCCCCCCGGTGCTGGCCGCCTACCGCCAGCGCTACCCGGGCATCCAGCTCGAGCTGCGCGAGGAGGGGGCGCGCGAGGTGGAGGCGCTGGTGGCGTCCGGCGCGCTCGACGTCGGCGTGACGGTGCTCCCGACCGACGAGGCGCGCTTCGAGGCGCTCCCGTTCGTCCACGACGTGCTCGCGGCGGTGCTCCATCCGGCGAGCCCGCTCGCGCGGCGTCCGCGGCTCGCGCTGGCCGACCTCGCCGGCACGCCGTTCCTGCTCTACCGGGCCGACTTCGCGCTGCGCGGCCGCATCCTCGATGCCTGCCGCGCGGCCGGGTTCTTGCCGCAGGTGGCGAGCGAGACCGGGCAGTGGGACTTCATGGCGGCCATGGCCGCGGCGGACGTGGGGGTGGCGCTGCTCCCCCGCACCATCTGCCGGCGGCTCGACCCGGCGCAGGTGGCGGTGGTGCCGCTCGCCGCGCCGGCCATCGGCTGGAACCTGGGCCTCGTCTGGCGGCGCGAGGGGACGCTCTCCGCCGCCGCCCGCGCGTTCGTCGAGACCGCGCGCGAGGTGCTGCTCCCGCGGCGGGCGGCGGGCTACCCGGCCGCGCGCTCCAGGCCGCGCACCAGGAAGTAG
- the metH gene encoding methionine synthase yields MNFREALERRPLVFDGAMGTQIQRHQLTAAEFGGKEGANDLLTLTRPDLIEEIHARYFAVGCDVVETNTFGSSRLKLDEYGLGHRTYEVNCRAAILARRAADRYSTPDHPRFVAGSIGPTGMLPSSSDPALGNITSDALERIFFEQAKGLVEGGVDALIIETQQDMLELRAAVLACDAVRREALRDVFVIAQPTLIDANGRMLLGTDIGSAVATLERLPVDAVGLNCSTGPDEMRASVKALAEKCSHFVSVLPNAGMPENVDGRAVYKLSPDDLARALVGFVAEYGVDIVGGCCGTTPEHLRKVVEALRARPAPRRRRPAPAAELSSAMKAVPLAMEPRPLVVGERLNSQGSRKVKELLLADDYAGLVQIARGQVEAGAHVLDVCVALNERDDEAAQMRTLAKLLAQSVDAPLMIDSTEPDVIEGALKVYPGRCIVNSVNLEKSGERVRRVLPLVRRYGAAVVAMTIDEKGMAQTAERKAEVARRIVAVAKDHGIPPDSLVFDALTFTLATGGEEYRRSAVETLEGIRRIKAENPGVLTTLGVSNVSFGLAKSAREVVNSVFLYHAVQAGLDLAIVNPKDILPYPAIDAAERALAEDLVFDRRPDALARLIAHFGAKGAPEKAAVDPLAGAGGKSAEERIHLQILHRRPEGIEALIDEALTRRSAVDVLNQVLLPAMKDVGDRFGAGELILPFVLQSAEVMKKAVAHLEQFLEKKAGATKGNVVLATVYGDVHDIGKNLVKTILSNNGFTVHDLGKQVPVATVLDKALQVNADAIGLSALLVSTSKQMPFCVEELHRRNLSFPVIIGGAAINRRFGYRTHFAQDGTPYAGGVFYAKDAFEGLEVVEALVDPARREALRREVLQKAVAEKSRPAAEPVAQAPARRTGSVAPAARVPAPPFWGPRVVPSGSIALADVWPHLDLAELFKLQWGVKAKGAEYERLIREEFGPKLEELKAEAQAQGWLVPKVVYGYFPCHAEGNDLVVLDPAHRKAEVARLQFPRQPDDRNLCLADYFREERGADVCALQVVTVGDQATHLAEQAQERGDYTRALFLHGLAVETAEALAEYWHRQVRGELGLADGQGKRYSPGYPSWPELSDQRQVWKLLDPVRTIGVSLTDACQMVPEQSTSAIVLHHPDAIYFLVRGLERAAG; encoded by the coding sequence GTGAACTTCCGCGAAGCCCTCGAACGCCGCCCGCTCGTGTTCGACGGCGCCATGGGCACCCAGATCCAGCGCCACCAGCTCACCGCCGCGGAGTTCGGCGGGAAGGAGGGCGCGAACGACCTGCTCACGCTGACCCGCCCCGACCTCATCGAGGAGATCCACGCGCGCTACTTCGCGGTGGGCTGCGACGTGGTGGAGACGAACACGTTCGGCTCCTCGCGGCTGAAGCTCGACGAGTACGGGCTCGGCCACCGCACCTACGAGGTGAACTGCCGGGCGGCCATCCTGGCCCGCCGCGCCGCCGACCGCTACTCGACTCCGGACCACCCGCGCTTCGTGGCCGGCTCGATCGGCCCGACCGGCATGCTGCCGTCGTCCTCCGACCCGGCGCTCGGGAACATCACCTCCGACGCGCTGGAGCGGATCTTCTTCGAGCAGGCGAAGGGGCTGGTGGAGGGCGGGGTGGACGCCCTCATCATCGAGACGCAGCAGGACATGCTGGAGCTCCGCGCCGCGGTGCTGGCCTGCGACGCGGTCCGGCGCGAGGCGCTGCGCGACGTGTTCGTCATCGCCCAGCCCACGCTCATCGACGCGAACGGCCGCATGCTGCTCGGCACCGACATCGGCAGCGCGGTCGCCACGCTGGAGCGGCTGCCGGTGGACGCGGTCGGCCTCAACTGCTCCACCGGGCCGGACGAGATGCGCGCCTCGGTGAAGGCGCTCGCCGAGAAGTGCTCGCACTTCGTCTCGGTGCTGCCGAACGCCGGCATGCCCGAGAACGTGGACGGGCGGGCGGTCTACAAGCTCTCGCCCGACGACCTCGCCCGCGCGCTCGTCGGCTTCGTGGCCGAGTACGGCGTGGACATCGTGGGCGGCTGCTGCGGCACCACGCCCGAGCACCTGCGCAAGGTGGTCGAGGCGCTGCGCGCCCGGCCCGCGCCGCGCCGCCGCCGCCCCGCGCCCGCAGCCGAGCTCTCCTCCGCCATGAAGGCGGTCCCGCTCGCCATGGAGCCGCGGCCGCTGGTGGTGGGCGAGCGGCTGAACAGCCAGGGCTCGCGCAAGGTGAAGGAGCTGCTGCTCGCCGACGACTACGCCGGCCTGGTGCAGATCGCGCGCGGGCAGGTGGAGGCGGGCGCGCACGTGCTCGACGTGTGCGTGGCGCTGAACGAGCGCGACGACGAGGCGGCGCAGATGCGCACGCTCGCGAAGCTGCTGGCGCAGTCGGTGGACGCGCCGCTCATGATCGACTCCACCGAGCCGGACGTGATCGAGGGCGCGCTCAAGGTCTACCCGGGCCGCTGCATCGTGAACTCGGTGAACCTGGAGAAGTCCGGGGAGCGGGTGCGCCGGGTGCTGCCGCTGGTGCGCCGCTACGGCGCGGCGGTGGTCGCGATGACCATCGACGAGAAGGGCATGGCGCAGACCGCCGAGCGCAAGGCCGAGGTGGCCCGGCGCATCGTGGCGGTGGCGAAGGACCACGGCATCCCGCCGGACAGCCTGGTGTTCGACGCGCTCACCTTCACGCTCGCCACCGGCGGCGAGGAGTACCGCCGGAGCGCGGTCGAGACGCTGGAGGGCATCCGCCGCATCAAGGCGGAGAACCCGGGCGTGCTCACCACCCTCGGCGTCTCCAACGTCTCCTTCGGCCTGGCGAAGAGCGCGCGCGAGGTGGTGAACTCGGTCTTCCTGTACCACGCGGTGCAGGCCGGCCTCGACCTCGCCATCGTCAACCCGAAGGACATCCTCCCCTACCCCGCCATCGACGCGGCGGAGCGGGCGCTCGCGGAGGACCTGGTGTTCGACCGCCGGCCCGACGCGCTGGCGCGGCTCATCGCCCACTTCGGCGCGAAGGGCGCGCCGGAGAAGGCCGCGGTGGACCCGCTCGCCGGCGCCGGCGGGAAGAGCGCCGAGGAGCGTATCCACCTCCAGATCCTGCACCGCCGGCCGGAGGGCATCGAGGCGCTCATCGACGAGGCGCTGACCCGCCGCTCCGCGGTGGACGTGCTGAACCAGGTGCTCCTGCCCGCCATGAAGGACGTGGGCGACCGGTTCGGCGCGGGCGAGCTGATCCTGCCGTTCGTGCTCCAGTCCGCCGAGGTGATGAAGAAGGCGGTCGCCCACCTGGAGCAGTTCCTGGAGAAGAAGGCCGGCGCCACCAAGGGGAACGTGGTCCTCGCCACCGTCTACGGCGACGTCCACGACATCGGCAAGAACCTGGTGAAGACCATCCTCTCCAACAACGGCTTCACCGTGCACGACCTCGGCAAGCAGGTGCCGGTCGCCACCGTGCTCGACAAGGCGCTGCAGGTGAACGCCGACGCGATCGGCCTCTCCGCGCTGCTCGTCTCCACCTCCAAGCAGATGCCGTTCTGCGTGGAGGAGCTGCACCGCCGCAACCTCTCGTTCCCGGTGATCATCGGCGGCGCCGCCATCAACCGCCGCTTCGGCTACCGCACGCACTTCGCGCAGGACGGCACCCCGTACGCGGGCGGCGTGTTCTACGCGAAGGACGCGTTCGAGGGGCTGGAGGTGGTGGAGGCGCTGGTGGACCCGGCCCGCCGCGAGGCGCTCCGGCGCGAGGTGCTGCAGAAGGCCGTCGCGGAGAAGTCCCGGCCCGCCGCCGAGCCGGTGGCGCAGGCGCCGGCGCGGCGCACCGGCTCGGTCGCGCCCGCCGCGCGCGTGCCGGCGCCGCCGTTCTGGGGCCCGCGGGTGGTGCCGTCCGGCAGCATCGCGCTCGCCGACGTGTGGCCGCACCTCGACCTCGCCGAGCTGTTCAAGCTGCAGTGGGGCGTGAAGGCGAAGGGGGCCGAGTACGAGCGGCTCATCCGCGAGGAGTTCGGCCCGAAGCTCGAGGAGCTGAAGGCCGAGGCGCAGGCGCAGGGGTGGCTGGTGCCGAAGGTGGTCTACGGCTACTTCCCGTGCCACGCCGAGGGGAACGACCTCGTGGTGCTCGACCCCGCGCACCGCAAGGCCGAGGTGGCGCGCCTCCAGTTCCCGCGCCAGCCCGACGACCGCAACCTCTGCCTCGCCGACTACTTCCGCGAGGAGCGCGGCGCCGACGTGTGCGCGCTGCAGGTGGTCACGGTCGGCGACCAGGCGACGCACCTGGCCGAGCAGGCGCAGGAGCGCGGCGACTACACCCGCGCGCTGTTCCTGCACGGCCTGGCGGTGGAGACCGCCGAGGCGCTCGCCGAGTACTGGCACCGCCAGGTCCGCGGGGAGCTCGGGCTCGCCGACGGCCAGGGGAAGCGGTACTCGCCCGGCTACCCGTCGTGGCCGGAGCTCTCGGACCAGCGGCAGGTCTGGAAGCTCCTCGACCCGGTCCGCACCATCGGCGTCTCGCTCACCGACGCCTGCCAGATGGTGCCGGAGCAGTCGACCAGCGCCATCGTGCTCCACCACCCGGACGCCATCTACTTCCTGGTGCGCGGCCTGGAGCGCGCGGCCGGGTAG